From one Polyangia bacterium genomic stretch:
- a CDS encoding TonB family protein has product MISRFQTSFRVALALTATVFAHAAYGQDATSNATTLSPPKLVTFVDATYPAAAKAAGLQADVDLDLTIDAKGAVTDARVVAPMGNGFDEAALDAARRFVFAPATRGDKAIAARIRYRYVFALAAEAAPAPTTGQLEGTVLSRRDGQIVVGALVTLSAANGQPTGTALTDSSGAFHFSALPSGRFHVQLAASELAPLAADEEVAAGELTSVTYRMEAAGEANQAATANYGATATIEAPPREVTKRSLSGDELLRMAGTRGDPLKAIEYMPGVGRSPQAEAIIIRGSSPADSEVQFEGAPVYRLYHFGGLTSFVQPRLLDKIDLYPGNFSARFGRKMGGIIDVGVRDPKTDGLHGVVDVNLVDSSFLLEGPIAKNWSFAVAAKRSYFDLFIDKVIPRDEASITAAPVYWDYQAIVAYKPSDNDRFRAMVYGSYDDLKLILAHPADSDPSIRGGVSSSSSFHRAQLTWQHHYNAAVEHEINVSTGPFSFTTDVGPGLAAHIPGYEGFLRSEWRARLADQLRLIAGLDVTYNWFNFAYDGPRATQVDGDPDTFGPLSGRQNVQLHNTYGFLRPAAYVEGIWQIGARLILVPGGRVDYLGDVHRWTFDPRLTGRYQLTATTVIKGGVGLFSQAPSGAESLPVVGNPHLRPGQAQHYSLGVEQEIGPRLKVTAEGFYKRLGQLTVDSPVPGENLNNDGIGRIYGGEASAKLRPTAKSSGFLSYTLSRSERNDHNTEWRLFSWDQTHILTVAGAYRLGRNWDLSGTFRYVTGNPITPVAGSIYNANTDTYKPIYGAINSERSNAFHRLDLRVEKSWHIRSGSIAAYLDVQNVYDRHNEEGRTYNFNFTQAGVISGLPIIPTFGVRGEI; this is encoded by the coding sequence ATGATCTCGAGATTCCAAACTTCCTTTCGCGTCGCCCTCGCCCTGACGGCGACGGTGTTTGCCCACGCGGCGTACGGACAGGACGCGACGTCCAACGCCACCACGCTGAGCCCACCAAAACTGGTGACCTTCGTCGACGCGACCTATCCCGCGGCGGCCAAGGCCGCTGGGTTACAGGCGGACGTCGATCTCGATTTGACCATCGACGCCAAGGGCGCGGTCACCGATGCGCGCGTCGTCGCGCCGATGGGCAACGGATTCGACGAGGCCGCGCTGGACGCGGCCCGGCGGTTCGTGTTCGCGCCGGCCACGCGCGGCGACAAGGCCATCGCCGCCCGCATCAGATACCGCTATGTGTTCGCGCTGGCCGCCGAGGCAGCGCCTGCGCCCACCACCGGGCAGCTGGAGGGCACGGTGCTGTCGCGACGGGACGGCCAGATCGTCGTCGGCGCGCTGGTCACGCTGAGCGCGGCCAACGGCCAGCCCACGGGCACGGCCCTCACCGATTCGTCGGGCGCGTTCCATTTCTCCGCGCTGCCGTCAGGACGATTTCACGTCCAGCTCGCCGCGTCCGAGCTGGCGCCGCTGGCGGCCGACGAGGAGGTCGCCGCGGGCGAGCTGACGTCGGTGACCTATCGGATGGAGGCCGCCGGGGAGGCGAACCAGGCGGCCACGGCAAATTACGGCGCGACCGCCACCATCGAGGCGCCGCCCCGCGAGGTGACCAAACGCAGCCTCAGCGGCGACGAGCTGCTGCGAATGGCGGGCACGCGCGGCGATCCGCTGAAGGCCATCGAATACATGCCCGGCGTCGGGCGCTCGCCGCAGGCCGAGGCCATCATCATTCGTGGCTCGTCGCCGGCTGACTCCGAGGTGCAGTTCGAAGGCGCCCCGGTCTATCGCCTGTACCACTTCGGCGGCCTCACCAGCTTCGTGCAGCCGCGCTTGCTCGACAAGATCGACCTTTACCCGGGGAATTTCTCGGCCCGCTTCGGTCGAAAGATGGGCGGCATCATCGACGTCGGGGTTCGGGATCCGAAGACCGACGGCCTGCACGGCGTGGTCGACGTCAACCTGGTCGACAGCTCGTTCCTCCTCGAAGGACCGATCGCCAAGAACTGGTCCTTCGCGGTGGCGGCCAAGCGCAGCTACTTCGATCTCTTCATCGACAAGGTGATCCCCAGGGACGAAGCGTCGATCACGGCGGCGCCGGTGTACTGGGACTATCAAGCGATCGTCGCCTACAAGCCCAGCGACAACGATCGCTTCCGGGCCATGGTTTACGGGTCGTACGACGATCTCAAGTTGATCCTGGCCCACCCCGCCGACAGCGATCCGTCCATTCGCGGTGGCGTCAGCTCCAGCAGCAGCTTTCACCGCGCGCAGCTCACCTGGCAGCACCACTACAACGCCGCGGTCGAGCACGAGATCAACGTGTCCACCGGACCGTTCTCGTTCACCACGGACGTCGGGCCTGGTCTGGCCGCGCATATCCCGGGATACGAAGGCTTCCTGCGCTCGGAGTGGCGCGCGCGGTTGGCTGACCAGCTGCGGCTGATTGCCGGGCTGGACGTCACGTACAACTGGTTCAACTTCGCCTATGACGGGCCGCGCGCCACGCAGGTCGACGGCGATCCGGACACCTTCGGGCCCCTCAGCGGCCGGCAGAACGTGCAGCTGCACAACACTTACGGTTTCCTGCGACCGGCCGCTTACGTCGAAGGCATCTGGCAGATCGGCGCGCGGCTGATCCTCGTTCCCGGCGGGCGCGTCGATTACCTCGGCGACGTTCATCGCTGGACCTTCGATCCGCGGCTGACCGGGCGCTATCAGCTCACCGCGACCACTGTCATCAAGGGTGGCGTCGGACTTTTTTCTCAGGCGCCAAGCGGTGCGGAGAGCTTGCCCGTGGTCGGCAATCCCCACCTGCGACCGGGGCAAGCCCAGCACTACAGCCTGGGCGTCGAGCAGGAAATCGGCCCGCGTTTGAAGGTGACCGCCGAGGGCTTCTACAAACGCCTCGGTCAATTGACGGTCGATAGCCCGGTTCCGGGCGAGAACCTGAACAACGACGGCATCGGTCGGATCTACGGCGGCGAGGCGTCGGCGAAGCTGCGGCCGACCGCGAAGTCGAGCGGGTTTCTCTCGTACACGTTGTCGCGCAGCGAGCGCAACGATCACAACACCGAGTGGCGGCTGTTCAGCTGGGACCAAACCCACATCCTGACTGTCGCCGGGGCCTATCGCCTGGGCCGCAACTGGGATCTGTCGGGAACGTTCCGTTACGTCACCGGCAACCCGATCACGCCGGTAGCAGGCAGCATCTACAACGCCAACACCGACACGTACAAACCGATCTACGGCGCCATCAACAGCGAGCGCAGCAACGCCTTCCATCGCCTGGATCTGCGCGTGGAAAAGAGCTGGCACATCAGAAGCGGCAGCATCGCCGCGTATCTGGACGTGCAGAACGTTTACGACCGACACAACGAAGAGGGCCGCACCTACAACTTCAACTTCACCCAGGCCGGGGTGATTTCGGGCCTGCCGATCATCCCGACCTTCGGCGTCCGCGGCGAGATCTGA
- a CDS encoding sigma-54 dependent transcriptional regulator produces the protein MLKVLIVDDQPAVRTALEVLFALHGLETVTATSPEEALDLVASEDLGAVVQDMNFTQHDTTGDSGVALFRAVKQLDGDLPIVILTAWGSFETAVQLVKEGANDYMAKPWDDEKLVRIVRKLLQLRGLQQENIRFRAQGLRMRRTLAARYDLCGLIYASAQMQSVVSLAVTVAASDVPILITGANGAGKEKLAEIIQANSRRQAGPFVKVNAGALPDQLLEAELFGAEAGAFTGATKLRIGRFEAAAGGTLFLDEIGNLSPSGQAKLLRVLQTGEFERLGSSVTRKVDVRIVSATNVDLNRAIADGTFREDLFFRLNVIELQIPPLADRPDDILPLAEHFLATLPGQDKVAAAFRLGEPAREALLQHEWPGNVRELQNRIQRATLVCGGEVITPEHLGLNIGNVSSHQPSRATVAISAAVRGAAASESPTRAPTASSDPADPDRAVVEDALMRAGGIVSKAAAEMGVSRQALYRRMERAGIVLERRPKI, from the coding sequence ATGTTGAAAGTTCTCATCGTCGACGATCAGCCCGCGGTCCGCACCGCGCTGGAAGTCCTGTTCGCCTTGCACGGCCTCGAGACCGTGACGGCGACCAGTCCCGAGGAGGCGCTGGACCTGGTGGCCAGCGAAGACCTCGGGGCTGTCGTCCAGGACATGAACTTCACCCAGCACGACACCACCGGTGACAGCGGCGTGGCCCTCTTTCGCGCCGTGAAACAGCTGGATGGCGATCTGCCGATCGTCATTCTCACCGCCTGGGGCTCGTTCGAAACGGCGGTGCAGCTGGTGAAGGAGGGGGCCAACGACTATATGGCCAAGCCCTGGGACGACGAGAAGCTGGTGCGGATCGTCCGCAAGCTGCTGCAGCTGCGCGGCTTGCAGCAAGAGAACATTCGCTTCCGAGCCCAGGGCTTGCGCATGCGACGCACCTTGGCCGCGCGCTATGACCTGTGCGGATTGATTTATGCCAGCGCCCAGATGCAAAGCGTGGTCAGTCTGGCGGTCACGGTGGCCGCTTCCGACGTCCCGATCTTGATCACCGGCGCGAACGGCGCCGGCAAAGAAAAACTGGCCGAGATCATCCAGGCGAATTCGCGCCGCCAGGCCGGCCCCTTTGTCAAAGTCAACGCGGGCGCGCTGCCGGATCAGCTGCTGGAGGCTGAGCTATTCGGCGCAGAGGCCGGCGCGTTCACCGGCGCCACCAAGCTGCGCATCGGTCGATTCGAAGCCGCCGCCGGCGGAACGTTGTTTCTCGACGAGATCGGTAACCTGTCGCCGTCCGGTCAGGCCAAGCTGCTGCGCGTGCTGCAGACCGGCGAATTCGAGCGGCTGGGCTCCAGCGTCACCCGCAAGGTCGACGTCCGCATCGTCAGCGCGACCAACGTCGATCTGAACCGCGCCATCGCCGACGGAACGTTCCGCGAAGATCTCTTCTTCCGCTTGAACGTCATCGAATTGCAGATCCCGCCGCTCGCCGATCGCCCCGACGACATCCTGCCGCTGGCCGAGCACTTTTTAGCCACCTTGCCCGGCCAGGACAAGGTCGCGGCCGCGTTTCGTCTGGGCGAGCCGGCCCGCGAAGCTCTCTTGCAGCATGAATGGCCGGGGAACGTTCGTGAGCTCCAGAATCGGATCCAGCGGGCCACGCTGGTCTGCGGCGGCGAGGTGATCACGCCGGAGCACCTCGGCCTCAACATTGGGAACGTCTCATCACACCAACCCAGCCGAGCGACAGTGGCGATCTCGGCGGCCGTGCGCGGCGCCGCCGCCTCCGAGTCTCCGACCCGAGCGCCGACCGCCAGTTCCGATCCTGCCGATCCGGATCGAGCGGTGGTCGAAGACGCCCTCATGAGAGCGGGCGGGATCGTCTCGAAAGCGGCGGCCGAAATGGGGGTCTCAAGGCAGGCCCTCTATCGCCGCATGGAGCGAGCCGGCATCGTCCTCGAACGACGACCGAAGATCTGA
- a CDS encoding energy transducer TonB: MDTQYASAATQVPTIGPGQSEIPWLTALLLISVAVHVGAVVSISKGRAEPRRKAKAPTLVTMTVEPARPASPAVAEMETAPARAAQRSAPKRLAVRPAKALVAAPRPSAPAPQAETPADFTGVTLTNDGSGAAWASATGNGGAMKGPVGTPGARITGRSGAGTAGGAGPSPQSDGPPVVNAADLSKLPGAPVLTDMLERNYPDQARKRGVAGKAVMRLRVMPDGHLRDLIVVAESQGGFGEACRRTLRDSRWSPPLDRQARPVSTFVNYTCTFAVR, translated from the coding sequence ATGGACACCCAATATGCATCGGCGGCCACGCAGGTTCCGACCATCGGGCCGGGACAAAGCGAGATCCCCTGGTTGACGGCGCTGTTGCTGATCAGCGTCGCGGTTCACGTCGGCGCGGTGGTCTCGATCAGCAAAGGACGCGCGGAGCCGCGACGGAAGGCGAAGGCGCCGACCCTGGTGACCATGACGGTGGAACCAGCCAGGCCCGCTTCGCCGGCGGTAGCGGAGATGGAGACGGCGCCAGCACGAGCAGCCCAGCGGAGCGCGCCGAAACGGCTCGCGGTGCGGCCGGCGAAGGCGCTGGTCGCGGCGCCGCGGCCGTCCGCACCTGCGCCACAAGCCGAGACGCCCGCCGACTTCACCGGTGTCACGCTGACCAACGACGGATCCGGGGCGGCCTGGGCGTCGGCGACCGGAAACGGCGGCGCGATGAAGGGCCCCGTCGGCACGCCGGGCGCGCGGATCACCGGTCGCAGCGGCGCGGGCACCGCCGGCGGCGCGGGTCCCTCGCCGCAGTCCGATGGTCCTCCCGTCGTCAACGCGGCGGATCTCTCCAAGCTGCCCGGCGCGCCGGTCTTGACCGACATGCTGGAGCGCAATTATCCCGACCAAGCCCGAAAGCGCGGCGTGGCCGGCAAGGCCGTCATGCGCCTGCGCGTGATGCCCGACGGCCATCTGCGCGACCTGATCGTCGTCGCCGAAAGTCAGGGCGGTTTCGGCGAAGCCTGCCGGCGAACCCTGCGCGATTCGCGCTGGTCGCCGCCGCTCGATCGGCAGGCGCGTCCGGTGTCGACCTTCGTGAACTACACCTGCACCTTCGCCGTCCGCTAG
- a CDS encoding HAMP domain-containing sensor histidine kinase, translated as MSTLAAVLESVALAAALAFAIWAWRGRSAAAKRAVALQAQLGEERRSAERREGLLRTVVETTPVAMVLFGDAGDITFTNRSARDLFFEGMTVEGQNFLSMIERAPESLRRAVLSEGDELFSVDGVAGRETFHLSRRHLEDGQTLIAVRSVTQEINRHEVVNLKKVIRIISHEINNSLGPISSLIGSAKIILQRPEHLPRLSIVFDTIQERALHLQSFLDGYATLAKIPKPQPVSVAWGPFLDSLRGFWPGLEVADAPTRPGFFDSAQIQQVLINLVKNAHEAGGPPSEVKVVIETSAEGGCRISVQDRGPGISDEVMQNVFLPFFTTKPSGDGLGLALSREIVELHQGRLGFGRREGGGMSVSVWLPDRESGAAGALAASRARLTLTRA; from the coding sequence ATGTCGACTCTCGCAGCGGTTCTCGAGAGCGTGGCGCTGGCAGCGGCGCTGGCCTTCGCGATCTGGGCCTGGCGGGGGCGAAGCGCGGCGGCGAAACGGGCCGTGGCGCTGCAAGCGCAGCTCGGCGAGGAGCGGCGCAGCGCCGAGCGGCGCGAGGGCCTGCTGCGAACGGTGGTCGAGACCACGCCGGTGGCGATGGTGCTGTTCGGCGACGCGGGAGACATCACCTTCACCAATCGTTCCGCGCGCGACCTTTTCTTCGAAGGGATGACGGTCGAAGGGCAGAATTTTCTATCGATGATCGAGCGGGCGCCGGAATCCCTGCGCCGGGCCGTGCTCTCGGAAGGGGACGAGCTTTTCAGCGTGGACGGAGTCGCCGGCCGCGAGACGTTTCACCTGTCGCGGCGGCACCTCGAAGATGGCCAGACGTTGATCGCGGTCAGAAGCGTCACCCAGGAGATCAACCGGCACGAGGTGGTCAATCTCAAGAAGGTCATTCGCATCATCAGTCACGAGATCAACAACTCGCTTGGTCCCATCTCGTCGCTGATCGGCTCGGCGAAGATCATCCTGCAACGGCCCGAACACTTGCCCAGGCTGTCGATCGTCTTCGACACCATTCAAGAGCGCGCGCTGCACTTGCAAAGCTTCCTCGACGGATACGCCACCCTGGCCAAGATCCCCAAGCCCCAACCCGTCTCCGTTGCGTGGGGACCTTTCCTCGACAGCTTGCGCGGATTCTGGCCCGGACTTGAAGTCGCCGATGCGCCCACCCGCCCGGGCTTCTTCGACAGCGCGCAGATTCAGCAGGTGCTGATCAACCTGGTCAAGAATGCGCACGAAGCGGGAGGACCGCCCAGCGAGGTCAAGGTCGTCATCGAGACCAGCGCGGAAGGCGGCTGCCGGATCTCGGTGCAGGACCGCGGGCCCGGCATTTCAGACGAGGTGATGCAGAATGTGTTTCTCCCGTTCTTCACCACAAAACCAAGCGGCGACGGCCTCGGCCTGGCGCTGTCCCGCGAGATCGTCGAACTGCACCAGGGACGCCTGGGCTTTGGCCGTCGCGAGGGCGGTGGCATGTCGGTCAGCGTCTGGTTGCCCGATCGCGAGTCTGGGGCGGCCGGCGCTCTGGCCGCAAGCCGCGCGCGCCTCACGCTGACCCGCGCTTAG
- a CDS encoding glutathione S-transferase, producing the protein MPPVRLLTIAVSHFCEKARWALDRAGVDYVERRYLPLAHVLPVWLAGGGHMVPLLIDGKKPIPDSTAILKHIDSLLPADQRLFPIEPALRTTVEELEEIFDQQLGPATRRWAYFHLLPEKSVTLPVLRRTTGPLGRASLPVFFPLVRRLIRAGYRIHADAGASSLQRIQTVFQRVNSLLEDGRSFLAGDRISAADLTFAALSAPVLFPDETGASMPAIGDLPPEMARAVDAFRRTPAGAFALRLYREHRRLSPPALENR; encoded by the coding sequence ATGCCGCCGGTCCGGCTTCTCACCATCGCGGTCAGTCACTTTTGTGAGAAGGCGCGCTGGGCCCTGGATCGCGCTGGCGTGGACTACGTCGAGCGGCGCTATCTGCCGCTGGCGCATGTGCTGCCGGTTTGGCTGGCCGGAGGCGGACACATGGTGCCGCTTTTGATCGATGGAAAGAAACCAATCCCCGATTCGACGGCCATTCTCAAACACATCGACAGTCTTCTGCCTGCCGATCAACGACTGTTCCCGATCGAGCCCGCTCTGCGAACGACAGTGGAAGAGCTGGAAGAGATCTTCGATCAGCAATTGGGACCGGCCACCCGACGATGGGCCTATTTTCATTTGTTGCCCGAGAAGTCGGTCACCTTGCCTGTCCTCCGGCGCACGACCGGTCCGCTGGGCCGGGCATCATTGCCGGTCTTCTTTCCGTTGGTGCGGCGATTGATCCGCGCCGGGTACCGCATTCACGCGGACGCGGGTGCGTCGTCGCTCCAGCGCATCCAGACCGTCTTCCAGCGGGTCAACAGCTTGCTTGAAGATGGGCGGTCGTTCTTGGCCGGCGACCGCATCTCGGCGGCGGATCTGACCTTCGCGGCGCTGTCGGCCCCGGTCCTGTTTCCCGATGAAACCGGCGCATCAATGCCTGCCATCGGGGACTTGCCCCCGGAAATGGCTCGAGCCGTCGATGCCTTCCGTCGCACGCCCGCCGGCGCTTTCGCGCTGCGCCTCTACCGAGAACACCGCCGCTTGTCGCCGCCTGCGTTAGAGAACCGTTAG
- a CDS encoding MotA/TolQ/ExbB proton channel family protein — protein sequence MDIQAKLTGFAMLGATWVMWVLVGLSVGGLMVALDRAIYLIRTSDNVRRLKKEILTFLKRGQIDAARQRLAKSRSFEARIVASALESPEDGAASAEERMAGATQAAKIRMERRLAFLGTLGANAPFVGLLGTVIGIIRAFAALNSAAGQVTSGLMTEVGEALVATAIGIMVALPAIAFFNGFQRVIKTRLSRAESFGREVMAYLKAERSSS from the coding sequence ATGGACATTCAAGCCAAGTTGACCGGGTTCGCGATGCTGGGAGCCACCTGGGTGATGTGGGTGCTGGTTGGGCTTTCGGTGGGTGGGCTGATGGTCGCCCTCGATCGCGCCATCTACCTGATTCGCACCAGCGACAACGTTCGGCGCTTGAAGAAGGAGATCCTCACCTTCCTCAAGCGCGGGCAAATCGACGCCGCTCGCCAGCGATTGGCGAAGTCGCGATCGTTCGAGGCGCGCATCGTGGCCAGCGCCCTGGAATCGCCGGAGGACGGCGCGGCTTCGGCCGAAGAGCGGATGGCCGGCGCCACCCAGGCGGCCAAGATCCGCATGGAACGGCGACTGGCCTTCCTCGGCACCCTGGGCGCCAACGCGCCCTTCGTGGGACTGCTGGGCACGGTCATCGGCATCATTCGCGCGTTCGCCGCGCTGAACAGCGCCGCCGGCCAGGTGACGTCGGGCCTGATGACCGAGGTGGGCGAAGCGCTGGTGGCGACGGCCATCGGCATCATGGTCGCTCTGCCCGCGATCGCTTTTTTCAATGGCTTCCAGCGCGTGATCAAGACGCGCCTCTCGCGCGCCGAGAGCTTCGGGCGCGAGGTGATGGCCTACCTCAAAGCAGAGCGCAGCTCGTCCTGA
- a CDS encoding serine/threonine-protein kinase, whose translation MKPSPATEDSEETRAFLQTRLALFWKVLFCFNLAGGVLGLAGGGMVKPGPDTVITFGAIILAGALWWLSRRGKRSIRFCRVVDAGGMLLVAFVGAFLTRYILVGFVREHSVLTAEGSLMADAYIVMIDLFPAAMFLAIRAALIPSSPRRTVIVTAMVGVPKIVLSSLLVPAVGGGLAWRAANSGAFPWLPTTSIMEWTIATITCTVISRVIYGLRAEVREARRFGQYVLERKIGEGAMGVVYRATHAMLRRPAAIKLLLKDRASEADLVRFEREVQLTSRLGHPNTISIFDYGRTVEGVFYYVMEYLDGLDLQRLVDQYGPVEPARAIHILGQVSGALGEAHALGLIHRDIKPANIVLTERPDEPDVVKVVDFGLVRKFGGSLAESAAGDAIIGTPLYMAPEAISQPDHVDGRSDLYAVGAVAYFLLTGQHVFEGASVLEVCSKHMLEAPVPPSQRLGRALPADLEALVLACLAKDRNARPASAALLRDALLACADAGRIDLPAARAWWKARRASQKNSPSPIDLIDDVGSRPATMAIDLGGRSTEALRPVA comes from the coding sequence GTGAAACCATCACCCGCCACCGAAGACAGCGAAGAGACCCGCGCCTTCCTGCAGACCCGGTTGGCGTTGTTCTGGAAAGTGTTGTTCTGCTTCAACCTGGCGGGCGGTGTCCTTGGTCTGGCCGGGGGCGGGATGGTGAAGCCCGGCCCCGACACAGTGATCACGTTCGGCGCGATCATTCTGGCCGGCGCCCTGTGGTGGCTGTCCCGGCGGGGAAAACGGTCGATCCGGTTCTGTCGGGTGGTGGATGCCGGCGGCATGCTGCTGGTCGCCTTCGTCGGGGCCTTCCTCACGCGCTACATCCTGGTCGGGTTCGTCCGCGAGCATTCGGTGCTGACGGCAGAGGGCTCGCTCATGGCCGATGCCTACATCGTCATGATCGATCTGTTTCCCGCGGCGATGTTCCTGGCGATTCGGGCGGCGCTGATTCCGTCGTCTCCTCGTCGCACCGTCATCGTCACCGCCATGGTCGGGGTCCCGAAGATCGTGCTGTCCAGCCTCCTCGTACCGGCCGTGGGAGGAGGATTGGCCTGGCGGGCGGCCAATTCGGGCGCTTTTCCCTGGCTGCCGACCACGTCGATCATGGAGTGGACCATCGCCACCATCACCTGCACCGTCATCTCGCGGGTCATCTACGGCCTGCGGGCCGAGGTCCGCGAGGCGCGCCGGTTCGGTCAGTACGTGCTGGAGCGGAAGATCGGCGAGGGGGCGATGGGCGTCGTCTATCGCGCCACCCACGCCATGCTCCGCCGGCCGGCGGCGATCAAGCTGCTGCTCAAGGACCGCGCCAGCGAGGCCGACCTGGTGCGCTTCGAGCGCGAGGTGCAGCTGACCAGCCGCCTCGGGCACCCGAACACGATCTCCATCTTCGATTACGGACGAACGGTCGAAGGCGTCTTCTATTATGTCATGGAGTATCTCGACGGCCTGGACCTGCAGCGTCTGGTCGATCAATACGGGCCCGTCGAGCCCGCGCGCGCCATCCACATTCTCGGGCAGGTCAGCGGCGCTCTCGGCGAGGCGCACGCGCTGGGCCTCATCCACCGCGACATCAAGCCGGCCAACATCGTGCTGACCGAGCGGCCCGACGAGCCCGATGTCGTCAAGGTGGTCGACTTCGGTCTGGTGAGAAAGTTCGGTGGCAGCCTGGCCGAGTCGGCGGCCGGCGACGCCATCATCGGCACGCCGCTTTACATGGCGCCCGAGGCCATCTCCCAGCCCGACCACGTCGACGGACGCTCCGATCTTTATGCGGTGGGCGCCGTCGCCTACTTCCTGCTCACGGGACAGCACGTGTTCGAGGGCGCCTCGGTCCTGGAGGTTTGCAGCAAGCACATGCTGGAGGCGCCGGTGCCTCCGTCGCAACGGCTGGGCAGGGCTCTTCCGGCGGATCTCGAAGCCCTTGTCCTTGCGTGTCTGGCCAAGGATCGCAACGCCCGTCCCGCGTCGGCCGCGCTGCTGCGAGACGCCCTGCTTGCCTGCGCCGACGCCGGACGCATCGACCTGCCGGCGGCGCGCGCCTGGTGGAAAGCCCGCCGCGCCTCCCAGAAGAACAGCCCGAGTCCGATCGACTTGATCGACGACGTGGGCTCGCGTCCAGCCACGATGGCCATTGATCTGGGCGGCCGAAGCACCGAAGCTCTGCGCCCGGTCGCCTGA
- a CDS encoding biopolymer transporter ExbD, with product MAATASNDDDMITGINVTPLVDITLVLLVILMVTASYVASKAIPMELPRGATGEATPTTLSVSIDRDGKTYLDATAIDEPALRQRIKAAHAADPEVRAVIAADGRTSHANVVHVIDLLRREEVTRFAINIDPEDLKPNVEAKAR from the coding sequence ATGGCCGCCACAGCAAGCAACGACGACGACATGATCACCGGCATCAACGTCACCCCTCTGGTCGACATCACCCTGGTGCTGCTGGTCATCCTCATGGTGACCGCCAGCTACGTCGCCTCCAAGGCGATCCCGATGGAGCTTCCCCGCGGCGCCACCGGCGAAGCGACGCCGACCACGCTGTCGGTGTCCATCGATCGCGACGGAAAAACCTATCTCGACGCGACCGCCATCGACGAGCCGGCGCTGCGCCAGCGCATCAAGGCCGCGCACGCCGCCGACCCCGAGGTGCGGGCAGTGATCGCCGCTGACGGGCGCACCAGTCACGCCAACGTCGTCCACGTCATCGATCTGCTGAGGCGCGAAGAGGTGACGAGGTTCGCGATCAACATCGATCCGGAAGATCTCAAACCCAACGTCGAAGCAAAAGCACGGTGA